A single genomic interval of uncultured Desulfobulbus sp. harbors:
- a CDS encoding thioredoxin family protein → MVIIICGPGCASCDKTEKIVFDAAAAKGVAAAIEKVKDFKEMAQMGVFSTPAVVIDGEVKCVGRIPKQEEVEQWLG, encoded by the coding sequence ATGGTCATAATAATTTGCGGTCCTGGCTGTGCCTCTTGTGACAAAACCGAAAAAATTGTCTTCGATGCGGCAGCGGCAAAAGGTGTTGCCGCTGCCATTGAAAAGGTAAAGGATTTTAAGGAGATGGCTCAAATGGGGGTTTTTTCCACCCCGGCCGTGGTGATCGACGGTGAGGTGAAATGTGTGGGCCGCATTCCCAAGCAAGAGGAAGTGGAGCAGTGGTTGGGCTGA
- a CDS encoding permease, translating to MDPIQPFGSPCSCTKISSSKGSLPAIFWLKTVLFGGVGLGLWFALYLQLKTFAHFFTTTLLGLDPTSHLGRAVEFFVYDSPKVMLLLTLIVYVVGIIRSFFTQERTRKYLAGKRETGGNVMAALLGIVTPFCSCSAIPLFLGFVQAGVPLGVTFSFLIAAPMVNEIALVLLYGLLGWKVAALYLGTGLLIAMVAGWVIGRLRLETWMEDWVQQMRAGQAIVLEQKLSWPDRLQMGKEAVRDIVGKVWIYVLAGIALGAVIHGYVPENFMASIMGKQAWWSVPAAVAIGVPMYSNAAGIVPVVEALLGKGAALGTVLAFMMSVIALSLPEMIILRKVLKPQLIAVFIGVVACGIVLIGYLFNLII from the coding sequence ATGGACCCCATACAACCCTTTGGCAGCCCCTGCTCCTGCACTAAAATCTCCAGTTCCAAGGGCTCTCTTCCTGCAATTTTTTGGCTGAAAACCGTTCTTTTCGGCGGTGTCGGACTTGGGCTCTGGTTCGCGCTCTACCTGCAGCTCAAGACCTTTGCCCATTTTTTCACCACGACGCTTCTCGGACTTGATCCCACCAGCCACCTGGGACGAGCGGTTGAGTTCTTTGTCTACGACAGCCCCAAGGTGATGCTCCTGCTCACCCTGATCGTCTATGTTGTCGGCATCATCCGCTCCTTTTTCACCCAGGAACGCACCCGCAAATACCTGGCCGGAAAACGTGAAACCGGAGGCAACGTCATGGCCGCCCTCTTGGGCATCGTCACCCCCTTCTGTTCCTGTTCCGCCATTCCGCTTTTCCTCGGTTTTGTCCAGGCAGGCGTCCCCCTGGGGGTCACCTTCTCCTTTCTCATTGCCGCCCCCATGGTCAACGAAATTGCCCTGGTCCTGCTCTACGGCCTCCTTGGCTGGAAGGTGGCGGCTCTGTACCTTGGAACCGGCCTGTTGATCGCCATGGTGGCTGGCTGGGTGATCGGCCGGTTGCGCCTCGAAACCTGGATGGAGGATTGGGTCCAACAGATGCGCGCAGGCCAGGCCATCGTCCTGGAACAGAAACTCTCCTGGCCCGACCGTCTGCAGATGGGCAAAGAGGCTGTGCGCGATATCGTCGGCAAGGTGTGGATATACGTCCTGGCAGGCATCGCCCTTGGCGCCGTCATCCACGGCTATGTTCCGGAGAATTTCATGGCCTCTATCATGGGGAAACAGGCCTGGTGGTCGGTGCCGGCAGCGGTTGCCATCGGGGTGCCGATGTATTCCAACGCCGCGGGCATCGTACCCGTGGTCGAGGCCCTGCTCGGCAAGGGTGCCGCACTGGGTACGGTGCTGGCCTTCATGATGAGCGTGATCGCCCTGTCCCTGCCGGAAATGATTATTCTGCGCAAGGTGCTCAAGCCTCAACTCATTGCGGTTTTTATCGGGGTGGTGGCCTGTGGCATTGTCCTCATCGGTTATCTTTTCAATCTTATTATTTAA
- a CDS encoding metalloregulator ArsR/SmtB family transcription factor, which yields MKDFLRITKALSDPNRVRIVKLLEDRSLCVCEIQAVLGLAQPTVSSHMKILEDAGLVTKERQGTWMIYSQATASGSPYVQTMLLQLRAWLNEDPELQIMIAGLPAAACLKVATLKA from the coding sequence ATGAAAGACTTTCTCCGCATCACCAAAGCACTGTCCGACCCCAACCGGGTGCGAATTGTAAAACTCCTGGAAGATCGGTCACTTTGCGTTTGCGAAATACAAGCGGTTCTCGGTCTTGCTCAGCCCACTGTCTCCAGTCACATGAAAATTCTCGAAGATGCAGGTCTAGTCACCAAGGAGCGGCAGGGAACCTGGATGATTTACAGCCAGGCGACGGCCAGCGGCTCCCCCTATGTGCAGACCATGCTCCTTCAACTCCGAGCCTGGCTCAATGAAGATCCCGAACTGCAAATCATGATTGCAGGCCTGCCCGCAGCGGCCTGCTTGAAAGTGGCCACACTCAAAGCTTGA
- a CDS encoding Cache 3/Cache 2 fusion domain-containing protein, which produces MDVEKGLNSLGRDALEHIHAAVFDSLMTYDETVSRKLDSDLKIFEKDILTLGSPTIDTATARQKTIVDQVTKSSVQVLLPALMAGDRSLADAHDIVDGITASTGSSATIFQLVDNKLLRIATTVKKADGERAVGTYIPSDSPGLQCRHSR; this is translated from the coding sequence TTGGATGTTGAAAAGGGGCTGAATTCGCTTGGCCGTGATGCGCTCGAGCATATTCACGCAGCGGTCTTCGACTCTCTCATGACCTACGACGAGACTGTGTCGCGAAAATTGGACAGCGACCTGAAGATATTTGAAAAAGACATCCTTACCTTGGGCTCCCCAACCATTGATACTGCCACCGCCCGCCAGAAGACGATTGTCGACCAGGTGACCAAATCCTCAGTCCAGGTACTTCTGCCGGCATTGATGGCAGGGGATCGGTCGCTTGCCGATGCACATGATATCGTTGATGGTATCACTGCCAGCACCGGTAGTTCGGCAACCATTTTCCAACTGGTGGACAACAAACTGTTACGGATTGCCACCACGGTCAAGAAGGCGGATGGCGAACGTGCGGTCGGGACCTATATCCCCTCCGATAGTCCGGGTCTACAGTGCCGTCACTCGAGGTGA
- a CDS encoding Cache 3/Cache 2 fusion domain-containing protein — translation MFKGKDFVVNDWYLTAYAPLHGAQGKIVGAIYVGHLMLAPEIRDFIAQVKLNSGYFYVYTDAGNLMVHPTLAIGTDIFSLVPALKDHQQGFLEYFFKGEDKVAYVKRIEKWCISLAFTISYAGIDNGLAMHIVHNNAMVGMGVIAAAILITFLLVRMINRPLQELASKSIQVGEGDYSIVFASENKDAIGQFVHWGSWFPRPGRCWGISCTPLRP, via the coding sequence GTGTTCAAGGGGAAGGACTTCGTGGTCAACGATTGGTACCTCACGGCCTATGCACCGTTGCACGGGGCTCAAGGAAAGATCGTCGGTGCCATCTATGTGGGCCATCTGATGCTGGCCCCGGAAATCCGCGATTTTATCGCTCAGGTCAAATTGAATTCGGGATATTTCTATGTCTACACCGATGCCGGCAATCTGATGGTCCATCCCACACTGGCCATTGGAACGGATATTTTTTCCTTGGTTCCTGCGCTGAAAGACCATCAACAGGGATTTCTCGAATATTTCTTCAAAGGTGAGGACAAGGTCGCCTATGTCAAGCGCATTGAAAAATGGTGCATTTCACTCGCCTTTACCATTTCATATGCCGGAATAGACAATGGACTGGCAATGCACATCGTGCACAATAACGCCATGGTCGGCATGGGCGTCATTGCGGCCGCCATCCTGATCACCTTCCTCCTGGTTCGCATGATCAATCGCCCCCTCCAGGAACTGGCCAGCAAGAGCATCCAGGTTGGCGAAGGGGATTATTCCATTGTCTTTGCGTCCGAAAACAAAGATGCCATCGGACAGTTCGTTCATTGGGGATCATGGTTTCCAAGGCCAGGGAGATGCTGGGGGATATCGTGCACTCCGCTCAGGCCCTGA
- a CDS encoding methyl-accepting chemotaxis protein: MHSAQALTSAASGLAAISEQMVNNADATNSIAGGTAENANEVSDNMSSISAAMEQSTTNLDMIASASEEMGTTIKEIAEISSRARLTTEEAVRKAQKSHAGVRDLGEAAKAIGMVTETITEISEQTNLLALNATIEALSELAVRLTDLVGRFKM; this comes from the coding sequence GTGCACTCCGCTCAGGCCCTGACGTCTGCGGCAAGCGGACTGGCCGCCATTTCAGAACAGATGGTCAACAATGCCGATGCCACCAACAGCATTGCCGGCGGCACCGCCGAGAACGCCAATGAGGTGTCCGACAACATGAGTTCAATCTCAGCGGCCATGGAACAGTCCACCACCAATCTCGATATGATTGCATCGGCTTCCGAGGAGATGGGGACCACCATCAAGGAAATTGCGGAAATTTCCTCCAGGGCGAGGCTGACCACCGAAGAGGCCGTACGGAAAGCGCAGAAATCACATGCTGGGGTCCGGGATCTTGGCGAGGCGGCCAAGGCTATTGGCATGGTTACCGAGACCATTACCGAAATCTCTGAACAGACCAATCTGCTCGCGCTCAATGCCACGATCGAAGCGTTGTCGGAGCTTGCGGTACGATTGACTGACCTTGTGGGGCGGTTCAAGATGTAA
- a CDS encoding transposase — protein MFHVKNHKQLNILDPWAHLGPKRRALLDNSWAGLFQKHILPELPVESLRHHYHDYNGRPTKELYAMMGVMILQQMHDCTDQEAVEQFCFNIQWHYALNITSCSDAAVYLSHKTLWTMRDHLASDASYAEIFDASLGILAKLLKADMNKQRMDSVHVKSNMRNLGRIGLFTKTIKKFLVNLKRHHREHFDQLDTELTQRYLSKSQASLFAMVKPTESTRTLDQLAADVLLLTERFAAVDEVSTMQSFKLLSRLFAEQCVIEEDTTADSGKKAVARPNKEVPSDSLQNPSDADAGYSSHKGQGYQVQLVENYTTTDERGPSLITQVAVESADQHDANALLPALAQLEQKAMLPQQMLADSLYGSDSNCETALQEHQVAVISPVMPGNQKKFNLTEFTLDDQGKVLTCPQVTAPDTVKKSKSGYSALFPIAVCQNCSSFDRCPVSIGKKGYYYRYTDKDIRLARRRQEEESPEFREKYRYRAGVEATMSEFDRRTGVKHLRVRGMKAVRFAAFMKAIGLNILRASRHWGEKTSPMTSFYSLFFFFLAFQTYFKELFREDFSTRTHEGTNFQPVASFRADWAV, from the coding sequence ATGTTTCACGTGAAAAACCACAAACAGCTCAACATCCTCGACCCATGGGCCCATTTGGGACCCAAACGACGCGCCCTCCTGGACAACTCATGGGCAGGTCTTTTTCAGAAGCATATCCTGCCTGAACTCCCGGTGGAGTCCCTGCGCCACCATTATCATGACTACAATGGCCGACCCACCAAGGAACTGTATGCCATGATGGGGGTGATGATCCTCCAGCAAATGCATGATTGTACTGATCAGGAGGCGGTTGAGCAGTTCTGTTTCAATATCCAGTGGCACTATGCCCTCAACATCACCTCGTGCTCCGACGCGGCTGTATACCTCAGCCACAAAACGCTCTGGACCATGCGCGATCACCTGGCCTCGGATGCGAGCTATGCCGAGATATTTGATGCCTCCCTGGGCATCCTGGCCAAGTTGCTCAAGGCCGATATGAATAAGCAGCGCATGGACTCGGTGCATGTCAAATCCAACATGCGCAATCTGGGTCGTATCGGGTTGTTCACCAAAACGATCAAGAAGTTCCTCGTCAACCTGAAGCGACACCACCGGGAACACTTTGATCAACTCGACACGGAGTTGACCCAACGGTATCTGAGCAAATCGCAGGCGTCTTTGTTCGCCATGGTCAAACCCACCGAGTCCACCCGCACCCTTGATCAGTTGGCTGCGGATGTGCTGCTCTTGACCGAGCGTTTTGCCGCCGTGGACGAGGTCAGCACCATGCAGAGCTTCAAACTGCTGAGCCGGTTGTTCGCCGAACAGTGTGTCATCGAGGAAGACACCACCGCCGATTCTGGCAAGAAAGCCGTGGCCCGGCCGAACAAGGAGGTGCCCTCCGATTCACTGCAAAACCCCTCCGATGCGGATGCCGGCTACAGCAGTCATAAAGGCCAAGGGTATCAGGTGCAGTTGGTGGAAAACTACACCACCACCGATGAGCGTGGACCATCCCTGATCACGCAGGTGGCGGTGGAATCCGCGGATCAGCATGATGCCAATGCCCTCCTGCCCGCCTTGGCCCAACTGGAGCAGAAGGCGATGCTGCCGCAGCAAATGCTGGCCGATTCCCTCTACGGCAGCGACAGCAATTGTGAAACGGCCCTGCAGGAGCATCAGGTGGCAGTCATCTCCCCGGTCATGCCGGGCAATCAGAAGAAGTTCAACCTGACCGAATTCACCCTTGATGACCAGGGCAAGGTTCTCACCTGCCCCCAGGTCACGGCACCCGACACGGTGAAGAAATCAAAATCCGGCTACAGCGCACTCTTCCCCATCGCTGTTTGTCAGAACTGCTCCTCGTTTGACCGGTGCCCCGTCTCCATCGGAAAAAAGGGCTATTACTACCGCTACACCGACAAGGATATCCGCCTGGCCCGACGGCGACAGGAAGAAGAAAGCCCGGAGTTCAGGGAGAAGTACCGGTACCGGGCCGGCGTTGAGGCGACCATGTCGGAATTCGACCGGCGCACCGGTGTCAAACATCTCCGGGTTCGTGGCATGAAAGCAGTGCGGTTTGCCGCCTTCATGAAGGCCATCGGCTTGAACATATTGCGGGCCAGCAGGCACTGGGGCGAGAAAACCAGCCCAATGACGTCCTTTTACAGCCTATTTTTTTTCTTTTTGGCTTTCCAAACATATTTCAAAGAACTTTTTCGGGAAGACTTCTCAACAAGAACTCACGAAGGCACAAACTTTCAACCAGTCGCTTCTTTTCGAGCGGATTGGGCGGTTTGA
- a CDS encoding Ivy family c-type lysozyme inhibitor: protein MARLVLTVLVIILLGCSFVAVAEENGPYLFEQLEKTTYRQTFNALFQGQTHLEPWLQGYIDHRNGVDVPVTELVIQGQPYELYQICQPHNCPGNVLYVLFVPGGSRAYARFTKDDGSNRYFGNPDQEMQQVLKNLNQ from the coding sequence ATGGCACGTCTTGTTCTCACCGTTCTTGTCATAATTCTCCTTGGTTGCTCCTTTGTGGCTGTGGCCGAAGAGAACGGTCCGTATCTTTTCGAGCAACTGGAAAAAACCACCTACCGACAAACGTTCAATGCCCTGTTTCAGGGGCAGACACATCTGGAACCCTGGCTGCAAGGGTATATCGATCATCGTAATGGAGTGGATGTCCCGGTCACGGAGTTGGTTATCCAGGGGCAGCCCTATGAACTTTACCAGATTTGCCAACCGCATAACTGCCCGGGGAATGTACTCTACGTTCTGTTTGTCCCCGGTGGCTCTCGTGCCTATGCACGATTCACCAAGGATGATGGCAGCAATCGATACTTCGGCAATCCTGATCAGGAGATGCAACAGGTTCTCAAGAACTTGAACCAATAA
- a CDS encoding sensor domain-containing diguanylate cyclase: MDSNTTPTPHQLLAVIRMQTKIAKMGLDLAGVMSLVTEQTLTVIGALGAVVELAEGDDMVYRAVAGAAHNLLGVRLPRSHSLSGLCMTANMAVLSEDCEVDDRVNRDVCRRIGVRSLVTAPLIHQDIPVGALKVYANVPYAFSDADVTLLSLMAETIAAAMYRSAKFGEDALFRQATLDALTGLANRALFFDRFYYSISRARRERSGFGVLILDMDGLKPINDQFGHRAGDAALKEIGRRLSLELRQSDTVARLGGDEFGLILSPMDRREDLILVVRRIVERCNQYFSFEGRILPLRVSIGEALYPDDGEEIEPLLEVAEHKMHLLKRQYHSFH; the protein is encoded by the coding sequence ATGGATTCGAATACCACCCCAACCCCGCACCAGCTGTTGGCTGTCATACGCATGCAAACCAAAATTGCAAAGATGGGGCTGGATCTTGCCGGTGTCATGTCCCTGGTCACCGAACAGACCTTAACCGTCATCGGAGCTCTGGGTGCGGTGGTCGAGCTCGCCGAGGGCGATGACATGGTCTATCGGGCGGTCGCCGGTGCGGCCCACAACCTGTTGGGGGTGCGCTTACCCCGCAGCCATAGCCTCTCCGGCCTCTGCATGACGGCTAACATGGCCGTGCTCTCTGAGGACTGTGAGGTCGATGATCGGGTCAACCGCGACGTTTGCCGGAGGATCGGAGTCCGCTCGCTGGTAACGGCTCCGCTTATCCATCAGGATATTCCGGTGGGCGCACTCAAGGTCTATGCCAACGTACCGTACGCCTTCAGCGACGCCGATGTTACCCTGCTCAGTCTGATGGCGGAAACCATTGCCGCCGCCATGTACCGTTCGGCCAAATTTGGAGAAGATGCGCTGTTTCGCCAGGCCACGCTCGACGCTTTGACCGGACTTGCCAATCGTGCGCTGTTTTTCGACCGCTTTTATTACTCCATATCACGAGCGAGACGGGAAAGAAGCGGATTTGGCGTACTCATCCTGGATATGGATGGCTTGAAGCCGATCAACGATCAGTTCGGCCACCGTGCCGGGGACGCGGCATTAAAGGAAATCGGACGTCGTCTTTCCCTGGAACTGCGCCAATCCGACACCGTGGCCCGACTCGGCGGCGATGAATTCGGTCTGATTCTCTCGCCGATGGATCGCCGGGAAGATCTCATTCTGGTTGTGCGGCGCATTGTGGAGCGCTGCAACCAGTACTTCAGTTTTGAAGGCCGTATTCTCCCGCTCCGGGTCAGCATCGGTGAGGCACTCTATCCCGATGACGGCGAGGAGATCGAACCCCTGCTTGAGGTTGCCGAGCATAAAATGCATCTGTTGAAACGACAGTACCACTCTTTTCATTAA
- a CDS encoding MFS transporter translates to MSHCLPAQDVSPPTERIGFKVLLAISFCHFLNDMLQSLIPAIYPQLKESFHLSFTQIGLITLAYQLSASLLQPVVGLYTDRHPQPYSLVWGMASTLVGLLVLSAVPNFGLLLVAVGLVGTGSSIFHPESSRVARMASAGQYGLAQSIFQVGGNAGTSAGPLLAALVVLPFGRHSLAWFSSFALLAIVILVRVGAWYCRRQEMAEKRPVAQTETKSPPDCQLRLKPLLILLLLMFSKFFYTTSLHSYLTFYLIHKFQVSVQSAQLHLFVFLFGAALGTILGGPIGDRIGRKQVIWWSIFGVAPFTLALPYANLFWTGPLTFLIGLMLSSAFPAIVVYGQELFPGKVGAVSGMFFGMAFGLGGIGAALLGNLADARGIDFVYQVCAWLPMLGMAAIFLPDLRQREAC, encoded by the coding sequence ATGTCGCATTGTCTCCCGGCGCAAGACGTATCGCCCCCAACCGAGCGCATCGGTTTCAAAGTCCTCCTGGCTATCAGTTTCTGCCATTTTCTCAATGACATGCTGCAGTCGTTGATTCCGGCGATCTATCCCCAGCTCAAGGAGAGTTTTCATTTGAGCTTCACCCAGATCGGGCTGATCACCCTGGCCTATCAGCTGTCGGCCTCGCTGCTGCAACCCGTTGTTGGCCTCTATACGGACCGGCATCCCCAACCCTATTCCCTGGTCTGGGGGATGGCCTCCACCCTGGTCGGCCTCCTGGTCCTGTCAGCGGTCCCGAACTTCGGGCTTTTGCTGGTGGCGGTCGGCCTGGTAGGGACCGGCTCCTCGATTTTTCATCCCGAATCCTCCCGGGTGGCGCGGATGGCATCTGCAGGGCAGTACGGCTTGGCCCAGTCCATCTTTCAGGTCGGGGGCAATGCCGGTACTTCCGCCGGTCCGCTGCTGGCAGCGTTGGTGGTTCTGCCCTTTGGCCGCCATTCCCTGGCCTGGTTCTCCTCTTTTGCCCTGCTGGCAATCGTGATTCTTGTTCGAGTCGGCGCATGGTATTGCAGGCGACAGGAGATGGCAGAAAAGCGTCCTGTTGCGCAGACTGAGACAAAATCGCCACCTGATTGTCAGCTGCGTCTGAAACCGCTGCTCATTTTGTTGCTGTTGATGTTTTCCAAGTTTTTCTACACCACCAGCCTGCACAGCTACCTCACCTTCTACCTAATCCATAAATTTCAGGTATCGGTCCAATCGGCGCAGTTGCACCTGTTTGTCTTTCTCTTCGGCGCAGCTCTCGGCACCATCCTTGGTGGACCGATCGGGGATCGCATCGGCCGCAAGCAGGTCATCTGGTGGTCTATTTTTGGTGTGGCGCCGTTTACTCTGGCCCTGCCGTATGCCAACCTGTTTTGGACCGGGCCGCTGACCTTTCTAATCGGCTTGATGCTCTCCTCCGCCTTTCCCGCTATTGTGGTCTACGGTCAGGAGCTGTTTCCCGGTAAGGTGGGCGCCGTCTCCGGCATGTTTTTTGGTATGGCATTCGGCCTTGGCGGCATAGGTGCTGCCCTGCTCGGCAACCTGGCGGATGCCAGGGGCATTGATTTTGTCTACCAGGTCTGCGCCTGGCTGCCGATGTTGGGCATGGCAGCAATTTTTCTTCCGGATCTGCGGCAACGGGAGGCGTGTTGA
- a CDS encoding DUF2293 domain-containing protein, producing the protein MAGEERCLRLGRDGKPVDAEGNAVAIPQGWTFLAAGDAALTRKVTARTRFWRLQAQMGRRVISKGIWADTQVIEEALVEVEQQRKDPGYQRRLAADRKRRAVQQQVYEEEFCAAVAAFLDFPPCYRELQQAMAGAITRHAVPVGSGTVARTTRIPLQERASRAVIAWMRHQTTAYDSMSIARIKGERRRVRRLLAQRSVELLAGYRQGRAIDPDCPLLMALEKLVPAKEGNQAGTDACHSRHNLRE; encoded by the coding sequence ATGGCTGGCGAAGAACGATGTCTTCGGCTTGGCCGTGACGGCAAGCCGGTCGATGCTGAGGGAAATGCAGTGGCAATACCCCAAGGATGGACCTTCCTGGCGGCGGGCGATGCCGCTCTTACCCGTAAGGTGACGGCCCGGACGCGATTTTGGCGGTTGCAGGCGCAGATGGGGCGACGGGTAATCTCCAAGGGCATCTGGGCAGATACCCAGGTGATCGAAGAGGCTCTGGTCGAGGTCGAACAGCAGCGAAAGGATCCGGGCTACCAGAGGCGGCTAGCCGCTGATCGGAAACGCAGGGCGGTGCAACAACAGGTCTACGAGGAGGAGTTTTGCGCGGCTGTCGCCGCCTTTTTGGATTTTCCCCCCTGTTATCGGGAATTGCAGCAGGCTATGGCAGGAGCCATCACCCGTCACGCCGTTCCCGTGGGCAGCGGCACGGTGGCGCGAACTACCCGCATCCCCCTGCAGGAGCGGGCTTCCCGGGCGGTGATCGCCTGGATGCGCCACCAGACCACTGCCTATGATTCCATGTCCATTGCCCGCATCAAGGGGGAGCGGCGGCGGGTGCGGCGGCTTCTGGCCCAGCGTTCAGTGGAGTTGCTGGCCGGTTATCGGCAGGGAAGGGCCATCGATCCCGATTGCCCGTTGCTCATGGCGCTAGAAAAACTTGTCCCGGCCAAGGAAGGAAACCAGGCCGGGACAGATGCTTGTCATTCTCGTCATAACCTCCGAGAATGA
- a CDS encoding methyl-accepting chemotaxis protein, whose product MLNRLSIKGRMLLVVVSILALFIILLWFAITNSFQVRDLGIEKTRVVMLEDQKAKLQVATHSVASVIGHAIEGVTNATERVELIRKLVDDIRFEDDRSGYFFVYENTTCVALPPAKQKQGTDFSGAKDKNGVYFVRELMEQANKGGGFSHYSFPKPPQGEDTPKLAYSEMIPGTNMWVGTGIYIDNIDNFVSALHTEIGGQVRKSTLRMAFTTGIIFVAIISVILMIAYGIVRGISQVATSINDIAQGEGDLTSRLTITSDDEIGALGKGFNIFIDKLQEIIRAVVANSQQVEQASQALTQVARNMSSNAADSSQRSSAVSTAADQMNNNLSNVAAAMEESSTNTAMVASAAEEMHATINEIAGNAEQARLISEQAVSRAEQASTKMTALGEAALAINKVTEAITEISEQTNLLALNATIEAARAGEAGKGFAVVANEIKELAKQTAAATLDIKQQIAGVQGTTGETVKEIQEITGVIDQVNVIVATIASAVTEQSAATEEIARNIEQASQGLQEVNENVSQSSTVADTISRDIAEVNRANAEISSSSEHSRTSAEEMLKLAQELNKIVAVFRI is encoded by the coding sequence ATGCTGAACCGGTTATCGATCAAAGGAAGGATGTTGCTGGTTGTTGTTTCAATCTTGGCACTGTTCATTATCCTTCTCTGGTTTGCCATCACCAACAGTTTTCAGGTACGCGACCTGGGAATCGAAAAAACCCGGGTGGTGATGCTGGAAGATCAAAAGGCCAAACTCCAGGTGGCAACCCACAGCGTGGCCTCGGTGATCGGCCATGCGATTGAGGGGGTGACCAATGCAACAGAACGGGTCGAACTTATCCGCAAATTGGTGGATGATATTCGTTTTGAAGACGACCGTTCCGGCTACTTTTTTGTCTATGAGAACACCACCTGTGTCGCCCTGCCCCCTGCCAAGCAAAAACAGGGCACTGATTTCTCCGGCGCCAAAGACAAAAACGGGGTCTACTTTGTTCGTGAGCTGATGGAGCAAGCGAATAAGGGGGGTGGGTTCTCGCACTATTCCTTTCCCAAACCTCCACAGGGAGAAGATACGCCGAAGCTGGCATATTCGGAAATGATCCCGGGAACAAACATGTGGGTCGGTACCGGGATCTACATTGACAACATTGACAATTTCGTCTCTGCTCTCCACACGGAGATTGGCGGCCAGGTTCGCAAATCGACCCTGCGAATGGCGTTCACCACCGGTATTATCTTTGTTGCCATCATCTCGGTCATCCTCATGATTGCCTATGGCATTGTCCGCGGTATCAGCCAGGTAGCCACGAGTATCAACGATATCGCTCAAGGTGAGGGCGACCTGACCAGCCGGCTGACCATCACCTCTGATGACGAGATCGGTGCACTGGGAAAAGGGTTCAACATCTTTATCGATAAACTGCAGGAAATCATCCGGGCGGTGGTGGCCAACAGTCAGCAGGTGGAGCAGGCATCTCAGGCGCTCACCCAGGTGGCTCGCAACATGTCCTCCAACGCCGCAGACAGCTCGCAGCGCAGCTCGGCCGTCTCGACCGCAGCGGACCAGATGAACAACAACTTGAGCAACGTGGCCGCAGCCATGGAGGAATCCTCCACCAATACGGCCATGGTGGCCAGTGCCGCCGAAGAGATGCATGCAACGATCAATGAAATTGCCGGCAATGCCGAACAGGCGCGGCTGATTTCGGAACAGGCAGTGTCCAGGGCAGAGCAGGCCTCGACCAAAATGACCGCGCTTGGCGAGGCGGCGCTGGCCATCAACAAGGTTACCGAGGCCATTACCGAAATTTCCGAGCAGACCAACCTCCTGGCGCTCAACGCCACCATCGAGGCAGCCCGGGCCGGGGAGGCGGGCAAAGGGTTTGCCGTTGTGGCCAACGAAATCAAGGAACTGGCCAAACAAACCGCTGCCGCCACCCTGGACATCAAGCAGCAGATTGCCGGCGTTCAGGGAACGACCGGGGAAACCGTCAAGGAAATTCAGGAAATTACCGGAGTCATTGACCAGGTCAACGTTATCGTCGCCACGATTGCCTCGGCGGTCACCGAGCAGTCGGCTGCCACCGAGGAAATTGCGAGAAATATTGAACAGGCAAGCCAGGGATTGCAGGAGGTGAATGAAAATGTCAGCCAGAGCTCCACGGTGGCGGACACCATCTCCCGCGATATCGCCGAGGTCAACAGGGCGAACGCAGAAATCTCGAGCAGCAGCGAGCATTCGCGAACCAGTGCGGAGGAAATGCTCAAGCTGGCGCAGGAACTCAATAAAATTGTCGCGGTTTTCAGGATTTGA